The Phaeacidiphilus oryzae TH49 region CTTCTCGTCGGCCGGGGTCTCGTCGCTGGTCGGGCGGCCGGAGTCGGTCCAGGCGCGCAGGCCGCCGTCCAGCACCCGCACCTGCGGGTGGCCGCCCCAGCGCAGCAGCCACCAGGCGCGGGCCGCCGCGGTGGCGGGGCCGGCGTCGTAGACGACCACCTCGCGGTCGGCGCGGACCCCGGCGCGGCGCAGCGCGGAGCCGAACACCTCCGGGTCGGGCAGCGGGTGGCGACCGCCGGCCGCGCCGGCCGGCGGGGCGGCGAGCTCGCTGTCCAGGGCGATGAAGTGGGCGCCCGGGATGTGCCCGGCGGCGTACTCCTCGGCACCGGAAGGGCCCCCGAGCTGCCAGCGGACGTCCAGCAGCGCGGGGGCCTCCGGGCCGGCGAGGCGCTCGGCCAGCTCGTCGGCGGTGATCAGCGGTCGGGTGTCGGTGCTGTGGTCGGCGTCATCCATGGCGG contains the following coding sequences:
- a CDS encoding sulfurtransferase, which translates into the protein MDDADHSTDTRPLITADELAERLAGPEAPALLDVRWQLGGPSGAEEYAAGHIPGAHFIALDSELAAPPAGAAGGRHPLPDPEVFGSALRRAGVRADREVVVYDAGPATAAARAWWLLRWGGHPQVRVLDGGLRAWTDSGRPTSDETPADEKGDFTPRPGALPTLDADAAAALAAGPGLLLDARAGERYRGETEPVDPRAGHIPGAVSAPTTDNVGPDGRFLSPEKLAARFRALGADDAPALGVYCGSGVTAAHEILALTLAGYRAALYPGSWSEWSSTDRPAATA